GATCTCATATTATGATATACGAGCAGCATGCAATGCATTGAAAGCTCTCCAAAATAAGCAATTACGGCATAGGAAGCTTGATATACATTTCTCAATTCCGAAGGTAATGTCGGCTATCTTGCTCTTCTTCATCTATTGCCCATCTTAAACATTTATGTAAACTGTGTCTTTTCTGGATACTTTTGACAGGAGAACCCATCAGAAAGGGATATAAATCAGGGAACTCTTGTGATTTTCATCCATGATTCTTCAGTTTCAAATGATGAACTCCTTGAAATCTTTGGAGTCTATGGTGAAATCAAGGAGGTGACTTCTGGCGCCAACTGCCAACTTAGTACCTTACTTTGCAATCTATTGTAGCTATTAACTATTGTTATTGGGTGTAGATTCGTGAAACTCTACCTAGAAGTCAACACAAATTTATGGAGTTTTATGATGTTAGAGCTGCAGAATCCGTTCTCCATGCATGGAACAGTGGTGACATATCTGGAAAGCGGATTAAGATTGAACCTGGACAACCTGGTGGCTCTAAAAGGTGGACCAAACGCTTATATCTATCTTCATTTCTAATCCTCATTGCTGTTATTTTTCCTTCGTTCTGGATCATATTCATTCATGAGACCAACCTTGCAAGTAAACGATATGATTTTTTAGGTTTTTAAGTTCACTGTGCCTTGTTGGCTCATGGACTACAGAGAATATTATATTTCCGCTGACTCCCATGGATTTTCTCTGCTTTCTATAGGTTAAGGCAGCCATTTTCTTCAGAGCCGGAACTAGCAGAATCTGGTATTCAATCGCAACACCATAGCCTTCCTAATATCCTAGCTACTGGATTTGTTGGTAATTATAATAGTTTTTACTTAGCAGCTGATTTGTTTCCAATTATCAGAAAAGCTGTTAATATATTTTTGGATAATTATTTCAGGATCTCTGACTCTTGGAGGAAGCACACCCAGTATGGATAATGGTCCATACTCAGGAACTGGAGGTCCTCATAGTCCACTCCTGGATAACATGTTTCAATCAGGAGATCCATCTAGTGTATCTTACAGCTTGCCCTCTCTAATAAAGGTTGGATCAGGAAATCATTCGCTTACTAGTGAATCTGGCCACTTGAGGAACCACCTGAAATTTGAGCTCCAGGGAGTGACAAATACTCATCCTCATTCACTTCCAGAGTACAAGGGTGGTTTAACAAATGGGCTTCCCCCTCTCTTTGGTTCTCCAAGTAATATGGCTGCAAATATTAGTGCTCGCCCACCCGAAATTCTTGACAACCAGCAGTTTTGTAGAGTCGGTAATGATGGCAAGTCGTATGAGTTAAATGACAGTAAGATTTCACAAGATCTCCTGCCTTTTTTGTATCTTTGCTAGATTTCCCGAGTTGCTGCTTAATTGCATTTAGAAAATGAGTTGTCGAAGGCGGGAATATAGACTGAGAAAGATTTTATGTGTCCCTTGATatgtttgaagaaaaaaaatgtcaTATTTCCAATTATAATATTTCCTCCGTTTACTGTTTTTTCGAACTGTGAGATTATGATGAGTGATATGATCATCTTCATTTCAGATTTTGGTTCCTCTGGAAATGGCAGTGGTGCTCCACCTGGCCATCCCTACATGTGGAGTCATTCTTATCACCGCCAACCTCAATCCAGTGCATGGCCTAATTCAACATCATTTGTTAATGGGATTGGTGCTTCTCTTCCTCAACATTTGCATGCAGTTCCTAGGGCACCTTCTCATATGCTGAATGCTCTTCTACCTCTTAATAATCACCATGTAGGATCGGCACCATCTATCAATATCTGGGACCGACGACATGCTTATGCTGGGGAATCACCTGATACAACTGTGCTTCACCCAGGTTCACTTGGGAACATGAGAATGTCTTGTAATTCACCACATCCGTTGGAATTCGTTCCTCATAACATCTTTCCTCGTGCTGGTGGAAATTGTATAGACCTGCCAATTCCTTCCCAAAATAATGGATTGCATCCTCAACATCAGAGAGGCATGATTTTTCCTGCTAGAGGCCAAATTATTCCTCTGATTAGTTCATTTGATTCTCCCAATGAACGTGCTAGAAGCCACCGAAATGAAGGCAACTCTAGTCAAGGTGACAACAAGAAACAGTTTGAGCTCGATGTGGACCGAATTTTACGAGGAGAAGATAAGAGGACAACCCTTATGATAAAGAACATTCCTAACAAGTAGGGCCTCTATgcttttttatattgtttattcaTTTCCCCTAGCTGATAAAATTTCCCTTGGTTTCACAATCCCTTGATGATTAGCATTTTTGCACAAGTACAACGGGTTGTTGTACATGCATATAAATGTTATAGTATGACCTGCATGCCAGTGActaaatgaataaattttaaGGTTTTATATTTCCATGTACTAGGATGGTGTTGCACCGTCCAGATAACACTTTGGTTTGAACAAGCTCGTCTTTATTGTTCAAATACTTGAAAGTTGTTATCCTCTAATGCGTCTTTATCTGATactgatgtttatttaatatcCTGGATATCCGTTTTTGGAACACACGCCACGGACATTGTTTTTTAATTGCATCGAATTGAATGCTTCTCCGAGGCATGTGAAATAtactctctttttttcttttcttggtttttcaaAATCCGTGCTTCCCTTTACATCCATGATGGTTGTGACTTCAGGTACACTTCAAAGATGCTTTTGGCTGCAATTGATGAACGCCATAGAGGGACATATGATTTCATCTACTTGCCTATTGATTTTAAGGCAAGTACACTCCAAAGAATTTATTTCCATTTGTCTTAATTTGTCAAAGGGCTTTCTGGGATGCTTATCAATTTGGCACCAAAgttgttaaattatttcatgttgGTTTTTGGATGCAGAACAAATGCAATGTAGGCTATGCTTTTATAAATATGACCGATCCTTCCCTCATTATTCCTTTTTATCAGGTATATTAATTTTTCAGGCACTTGTTTGTGTGTGTTGGATTGgtccaaatatattttcttttcttgaCTTTGCAGACATTCAATGGAAAAAAATGGGAAAAGTTTAACAGTGAAAAAGTAGCATCCTTGGCATATGCTCGAATCCAGGGAAAGGCTGCCCTCATTGCTCATTTCCAGAATTCAAGCTTGATGAATGAAGACAAGAGGTGCCGTCCTATACTCTTCCATACAGAAGGTCCCAATGCTGGTGATCAGGTATGAGAACAAGGTGTCTTGCACACTATggatgaattttgaaaatttatgcgTTTTTCCCCTTTGATAAATCAACTTATCTTATCCATTCTAAACTCAAGAAAATCCATGTGCTGTAGGACTTAGACTGACCTTTCAGTTGTTGCATTGATTCACTTTTTAAGTGATATTTGACCTCAGAACTCTTAGATGTGGATTTaagcttaaccttgatgtaaccctcaaaaaaaatcaagaatcttATTTTTGTCTATTTCTGCTTCAGGTTCCCTTCCCTATGGGTGCTAATATTCGACCAAGACCCAGCCAGATCCGAGCCACCACCTCTGTGGAAAACAATCAAGAAATCCTAACTGGTTCTGTAATCAGGGAGGATGTCTATGGGGATGTATCAACTGCTTCAGGCAAAGAATCAGATTAAGCTGCTACTTTCTTTTTTGACTGCTAATCGTGGTAGAATCAAATGTGTTGCAGTGGTTTTCCTAACTGAATTTTGTTTGTACATTATGTTATGATAAGAGTAGCAAGAGACGGCATCAGCTGAAATTAACAGGGGGGGAGCTAAATTTCCTGCAATTGAGAAACTCTAGAGGTTTAGGGATCGCCTGTCCGAAGAATTGCACCTTTCATCTGTGCCATGAGCCCAACACAACAATGGCAGGCACAATGAGGAGCAACATAAGGAGCTTCAAAATTTTGGACTATtttgatgagtttgtgattctgtatgtgtgcatagaGTTTCTGAACTACAACAAATTATGCTGTTTGGAGGGGCTTCTTCTACCGTATCTCCTTTTATTGGGCAATTTTTGTTTCTTCATCGTGCCCTATTTCACATTGTTCTTAATTTTctgtttatttttgttttttggagCAGTTTGCTTAAAAAGTCAGAGCGTTATTGAATTTTTGTTGTGATGATTCAGAAATGGATAGAGCCAGTTAACTAGAAaacctttctttcttctttccttGTTCTGTCTTGTTGAATGAAATGAAAGAGAGTGCAAGTAGACTAGTAGAATTTGAACCAACACGAACTGAGTTGACGTATGGCCCCAGCAATCAGTAAGGCCATTGCATATGTTTGTTGTTGATCTTGAGTGTGAGCAGCTCTCAACAGCTTAACCAAGTGTCTTAAAATCGGCCAGAGTTGAACCATGAATTATCAGTGAAAGCGAATGATTTTGAGCGTAAGATGTCATAATGATCTGGTCTAAGCTAGCAAAGTAATTACTGGATTGAGCGTTTCGAACCACAACTAGCATCGAGTCACTTGTCACCCGGATGTGTTGTTCATGATACCTTGAAAACTAGAAATTGACAAATGAAATAATGGTGAGTTGAGGCAACAGTTGAATGCTTCTCTTTAAGAAGAATTTACTCGCTCTGGTGTTTCGATTTTCTGATAATCTTTTTCCGAGATACAAAACTCATAAATGCTGTATAGTCTCTTTTAATAGAAGCAGAATGAACAATATGAGCGTATGAAGTTTTCAGAAAAATCTGATGCAAAAGTTTTTAAcattgatcatgtatttataGATAGCAACATGTAGATATATGTTTCAACAATGAAATGTCTCTTCATCCAAAAATCGGATGAAAACTAACAAGGTACGTCATTTGGATCCAATGTATCACGAAAACTATCACATATTCACTATACGTCTCCCCCACAACTCTGGAGAAAACCAAGGCACTTGGGCGCCTCCTCTGCACAGCAGAAGGTGCCTGTTGCTTTGATCTAAGCACCTTCTGCTGCTTTGATTCTTTCAGGCCGCATATGGGGAACTAAGGCGTCCTTTCTAGGCAACTCGACATTTCCCCTGACGCATAGAACAATCGAATAAGtttttcctgatcttttttttgCTTAATTTCGGTtctttaaactttaaaatattccaatataataaaaacacaATGATTTACGCTAACATTGCCTTAATCACCGTGACTTGTGTCAAGAAGTGttcgtaaatatttaaaaactgaTAATGGATACAAAACTTCGTAGGAAAAATTTCGTAATCACTTTTATTAATCAAACGGAAGCAGGAATTAACTCCTCCTCCACAGGTAATCAAATTCTAATAAATTAAGTGAATGCCATATCTTGTAAATTTCGTAGAAGCTACGACTTTCTGGCGTCGTCTCACGTCGAACAGAAATTCTCCGGGTTTGGGCTGCTCTACCTGAACTTTAAGTATCAGAGACCTGGCCGTTCAACATGAAAATTAGGCAGGTCCTGGATCGGCCATGGTTTTGTTCTAGGTCTGGGTCTAGGTTTGAACCATGAATATTCTTTGTACGGCCTTGTAAGTTCTATGTCAGGCAGTCGGTAGTGCTGAAGCGAGACAAATGTCAAGTCCTAGAGACAACAATTCTATATCAACTTTACAAAAACTAGATAAAAGTTCTAGCATGAGCCTCATGAAGCGGGGCAGGTTTTGCTGCAGAGCCTTGGTCAGGCCTGGTCCCAGTTGGCATCCgcctttttttcagccatcgtaTGTTGTAACATTAGTTTTGGAAAACCATAAATTGTCGtaaaaattgatataaaaacATAGGGATGGAGATTAAAAAACGTATACAAATATGCAAGAAAGCATCAACAGCATGTAGACACAGCAAACGAATGTATAAATGTCATAAGATCATAGTAAAAAGATAAGTGCCACAAAAACCAAGAAAACAATATTCAGGTGGCTGCATAATCCTCAAACATACCATAAGTGCAAAAAGAAACTAGGAATGGGGATTGTATTTTTTAGTAGAACTAGTGAGCAGCTGAATCATCAACCACTACTTTCTCATCATTTTCAGCAGGAATGTTGTTGCCTTGGGTTGCTTTATCTCTGTTGCTTTCTTCATCACTTTCGCTGTCTGCATCATCCTCAATATCTTTAGCCTCCAACGCTTCTTCCTCCTTCTGCAGTGATTCAATCACATTCATCAACTCCCTGTTCACCTGCATAACAGAATACATGTTTCTCATTGTCTGGGAAAAAAACCCTGTATTCTACAGCAGCAGTTCTGAAAGCACATCatcaatcaatgtaatagcattCATTGCCTGTGGATTCTGAAGGAAGTCAGATAAATCATTTGTGCAAGATGGGCATTTCATAATATTCTTCTGTGCTCTTAATGTCCTCCTCCCCTCGCATGTCCTCTGTTTTACAAAGGATTGACCAGCAAATGCACCCTCTAAGCATGCCTTGCAGAAATTATGAGCACAAGGTGTAGTGAGCGGTAGAACCATGACTTTCCGACAGATGAGGCACATGAATTCTGCAGAAATATTAACGTATAAGGCTTGTGAATGCCGATGTTACCATGTGGAAATCACAACAAAAGAGGCCTTCCTCTAATTTCAAGGGGACCAGCAACTGCAAGATCGCTAAATTGAGTAGCATACCTTTCAAAAGCCTTTCTTTTACAGACCCATTTCGGCTTggacgttttcttttctttgaacTCTTACCATCACCATCATCACCTGGGGTTCTTCGACTTTCTGGTGGAGGTTTTTTCCACATCCATTGATCATTTTCCTCCTATATTACAGAAAAGTACATAGCTGgattgtttttctttaaaaacgAAGAGAAAGCACGTGAAAATAATTGAAGTTTTCTGAAGTTAAATTCATTCCAGTCACCATGCAAAACTCAATTCATACATGCACATACAAtctaaaagaaatttgttgaaacTAACAAAGAAGTCGTTCTATATCTCACATCATAATCCCAGGCAGGACTCCCTTTTCTTTCAGTAATATCAGTAGCATCCTTCAACTCTGGGACATGAGGTAGTGGCCTCAGACGGTCACCTTGATTGTCACTGCATCAAAATCCATAATAAAAACTAAAGACACAAACCAAGAAAGCAGTTAAATTTGGTGAGACAGAAACAACAGACCTTGTCCATGGTGCAGGTTCATTATCACAACGAACAAATAGATATCGACAAACCTTAAATCCCTGTGACAAAAATCGACAAGAAAGAGTTAAGATAACATTAAGAAACATATTATGGCAAGCATATATTCTTAGCAAATTTCCCACTTGAATTCCAGCTTTGCGCCAGCACTTTTCAATCCTGTAAATCCCATCATAACGCACACCTTCTTGCGGTGCATAAGAAGAACGTTTCTCCTTATGAGACCTGATTGTCAGGGAAACAAAGCAGAGTTGATATAGGGAATTAAGAGCATAAAACAGAAAGGCTATTTTGCCAGAAACTAAACAGGGGACATTAACCCTGCATTTGACTGCAGGAATGATACTCAGAAAACCACTTTTCTCTGAATAAGATGAAAAGCTTACCTTTTCCTTTTCATCAACTAAATAAacttaaattcaaaaaaatctcACACAATCAAACAAAATGCACAGggaaaacaaatatataatatttacctTACTACTCGAACAGGATATCCCTGACGACAACTGACTCGCAAGGCTTCATTTTGCTTCGCAAACTTTTGGtcaaatgactgatttttggcTGTCCTTTTATTCCCACTAAGGTCACGCCCACCACTGATTACCAAATAAGACACCAGaaagaagaaaacaagaagCTAATGTGAGAAATGACAACAAAAATAATCAACCAACAACCTAAACTTTGGCTCCTCTCCAAGGAAGCTAACAAATTAGTTCATGAAATGAAATGTAGTTCAAATTAATGAGGGGCATGATTAAGTTTccaagtaaaaatttattatgaccAAAAACTGGTAGACATAAGAAATCTTAGTGATTACTCAAAAAATTAGTTTGCAAAATATGGAATAGTGTAAAGGCTTCAAATAGCCTCAGCTTTTTACATTGGATTCGTGGAGGAAACA
The DNA window shown above is from Primulina huaijiensis isolate GDHJ02 chromosome 12, ASM1229523v2, whole genome shotgun sequence and carries:
- the LOC140989906 gene encoding protein MEI2-like 4 → MTNHSGVPPSSFLPEETRSLHERQVGAWTMEHSPGYLGQKAGAALRAAGVASSPIENRIPLDPQGYVLPEYYLSHGRNVNLSLGKHIVSVERAASHSLPSVLDHDQRTRTIMNPESASGLVGGGKISIMGSQDENSLFSSSMSDLFSKKLILPSNHSAYGCSFGAAASHSQGEDAFVSLKELEALTIGNLLPDDDDLLSGVTDGFDSIAQFNGGENAEDLDLFSSVGGLELGEDGSLHRNYELSDVNPNTEMGVSEVSQCGEHPFGEHPSRTLFVRNINSNVEDSELQMVFEQYGDIRTLYTACKHRGFVMISYYDIRAACNALKALQNKQLRHRKLDIHFSIPKENPSERDINQGTLVIFIHDSSVSNDELLEIFGVYGEIKEIRETLPRSQHKFMEFYDVRAAESVLHAWNSGDISGKRIKIEPGQPGGSKRLRQPFSSEPELAESGIQSQHHSLPNILATGFVGSLTLGGSTPSMDNGPYSGTGGPHSPLLDNMFQSGDPSSVSYSLPSLIKVGSGNHSLTSESGHLRNHLKFELQGVTNTHPHSLPEYKGGLTNGLPPLFGSPSNMAANISARPPEILDNQQFCRVGNDGKSYELNDNFGSSGNGSGAPPGHPYMWSHSYHRQPQSSAWPNSTSFVNGIGASLPQHLHAVPRAPSHMLNALLPLNNHHVGSAPSINIWDRRHAYAGESPDTTVLHPGSLGNMRMSCNSPHPLEFVPHNIFPRAGGNCIDLPIPSQNNGLHPQHQRGMIFPARGQIIPLISSFDSPNERARSHRNEGNSSQGDNKKQFELDVDRILRGEDKRTTLMIKNIPNKYTSKMLLAAIDERHRGTYDFIYLPIDFKNKCNVGYAFINMTDPSLIIPFYQTFNGKKWEKFNSEKVASLAYARIQGKAALIAHFQNSSLMNEDKRCRPILFHTEGPNAGDQVPFPMGANIRPRPSQIRATTSVENNQEILTGSVIREDVYGDVSTASGKESD